The nucleotide sequence gaaaaaactaagggagttttcccagcttatctaggtgatttgtgagcaaggtcacacaccaggtcacagggccagacaattgtctctgtggccctgttattgtggccttgttaccttgtttacacacacaaagaaggatacatgttttatgatgtttaagttacattttctatacatatctcactaatgactacatacggagttagcaatttcagttcaagacttattgttcaggtttcaatattcccaccttttacatcaggacaggtggtttgttataattctagtacaatacctattgatacaatgcttgtcagttataaaacatacaggattcatctataggtcaagtctggcttgggcttattgtccaagccttagcacttcaccaagccttagcacttcaaacaCATTCAGGGATGGGCAAGATACTAAACCATCCTTGCAAAACTCAGACTGTTTGGTCTCCGGTAGCTGTGCTAACAGCTGTAGTCATAGTTAATCCTGACACCATCTCTACTCCCAGCAAGATATATCTCCTTCCATGAGATGGCTTcaaaggaccaatataatcaacttgccaggtgctccagaGTGCCTTACCTTGTTTAATATGCTGGGCTGTGGCTTGATTTGGATAGATTAGCCTTAAGCCTCATTcaacattgtggacaagccataagaactGCTTCACATATTTTCATCaacacaggccatccccaggaccgaCACTCATAATAAAGATttgttttccctgagtgacctcacTTAATATGTAGTCGCTCAGCCAACTGATCCCAATCTTCTTTATCACTGTCaactaccctaatttgggccaaatgatctacctGTTGATTCCATCTCACAGCAGGGCTCCCATTTCTTGCATGGTCCTTTACCCACCCCACCTTTAGGGGTCATGATCTAtggaggagcagatggctgtggtcccgtgtttgacgaaaaggtatatggtttctgctccctcttctctgcctgtgatacaGTTAAGTTGTCAAGCTTGGCTACAAtgtgcaggagtaaagtttcaatGTCTGCAGAGCCGGCTTGTGAGGCGGGGCTCTCTTCTCCCGAGGTGGTGTCCTGTgagggcgggaggggcgggcacAAGTCCTCCTCTGTACCCCCGCCCTCGCCTGGGTCCCGCCCACTACTGGCGTCTTTGGTCTCTTTCGGTTTCTcttcagtccctttccggttggcatcagacACACTTCCGGTGCCTCCCGCCCCTGATGACGTAGTTTTGGGTTTAGCTCCCGCTActcgccgcggccccggcggcacaATCGTTAAGCCAAACGGATTTTTCGGCTCACCCAGCGCGGCGGGCGCCGCAAGCGGCGTAGAGCACCCCCGTCTCTCGTCGCTCCGGggcgagggggctgagggggaggaaggggccgGACCGTCCTTCTGGCCGTGGTCGGGgcagggcggtagcggcggcagcagcgccgtggctgatatatcaagattagGGGCTGGTCCGAGAGCTGCAGCGGCATACGCCGCAGCCGTACGCTCACTACTCATCCCCTGTAACgcctctcggattaatttccatagcgcaGTGTAACTGCTCACTTctcttgccgactttcctccatcactgaccgagtcccatagctgtttccctgtggcttcccaggtagcggcttcaaatacacgccctgcactggggataagtcccttctctcggctccactttaataagccttctaacgcggacttgtcatattttatccctctcacagagaggatcaGTTGGAGGAGTTTTACTGCTGCTTGCTCGTCTCTAGTAAGTgtagaccccattcctccccggccGCTGCCTCTCGCGGATCGTTAGCGCATCGCAGCTCCTTAAGAGTACAGCGtgctgattctcaccttcagacaccggggcagcgtctggcTTAATTTCGACCGGCCTTCCCGTGATATCACCTCACCGAGTCCTCTTCGGACTTGTGCTAATCTGATTTATGGCCCTGTTTGGGCACCAGGTGTGAGAGATTGACAcatgcaaatgatcacacagtgattaagcaatgcctactttattatggtggacaagccttttatactgctggtgaaaatcacaagatacaatcacatggtacaattctttctgattggacagttagctttgcacatgctccttaagctctcttctgattggatgagaactgccacatcgacattgtacaaacttcttctctgcccagaccaacaccctgaagttgtttaccttcctgggttcttccttattcttccagggtcagtccctcgtcacatccttgccgacgctgaggctttaccagccttgctcctatgcaggattgctcacatgccgatttcctagcaggaaatcttttagaatccccacatagcttagacaaaatataatcagtagtgaggatgaaatgctgtgagaatgtatccaacttcccttgtttagcagtgttcaaggctgagaacccaagtgtttggccttgttggaaactcccttggttctccccgctgagccctggccaggctttgggtggaatccaacaggagaatgaaaccagatgtttcctctcaaagaaaagtgcaagtcattctgacttgctgattttaggtatataaggctggaccctcttgccacgactttggaagcctcacctacggatggacgcatcgcataggacttcccacttgcagggaaaggtactccaaatcctccctgcaaccggggctccccagcatctgcggatctggatgttggtaacatatgcaagtggtgatgtatctttcttaatcactattctccccatcatgtagtaacGACTTAGGTgtattaccttgcttattcttattttctataattaactgtatgtagtaataattaagtgtactattctgtattttccttattgcttattttctgtattacttggttatatcctttaattattaacagtaaaataaacctactcttttcactctggtgtctgagtttaattggcatccttgatcagcaaaacaagcacCCTTATAAGTTGCATAGGAGTCAGTATAAATCACAGTGGCACCATTCTCTGCTGCCAGCAAAAGAGCACACAACTCTCCCATCTGTGCactaccttctccctcctctataATTGTTTTACCAGTACCAATTTCCAAAGCTACTActttatattgccattttaaTCCCACTCAGCAAGCGGATGCATCAGTAAACCACACTCCTTGTGTATCTGAATCTGTAGTCAATTTGGGTTCCTCCTTGATTGGGGAAGGTTTATATGGTTGGCCTAACAAAACCAAATCTGGATTTATAGGCTGTTGGAGCTTGAAGATTTTAACTGGACCCTCTCTTAATTGCAGTAACTGACTAACTCCCTCTAAATAAGCATACCACTTACGTACTGTGGCCTTCTGGGCTACCCCTTCAGGGGGAGGTGATTCCTtaagaacagaatttaaaagaagaaaagggccTTGTACTACAATATCCTGCGTGGTACGTAACCTTTCTGCTTCCTTAACTGCCCTAGTAAATGAGAGGAGCCCCTTCTCTCACTCTGAATACCTCCATTCAGTTTCCttaaatgaagcagaagaaaatagcaaagatCTAGCCCATCCCTGCAGTCCCTTCTGAAACATACCACAATaggaggcatgttctgcaaatccccactccacCCTCACGGATCCTGTGGGTGTAAGGGCCCCAACCTCTGATAGGTCTTAAattcatcctttaaaatattcagggcctctgtatgctgtaaagTCCAATCCCACTCTCTATTTTTTTGAAGCAGATCATATAAAGGATGAGCAATCACCAAAAACCCTGGTATATGCTTTCTCCAGTAACCCAACATACCTAGCAGCTGCTGTGATTTTGCCTTATTACCTGGAATTTGCCCCTCTTCAATAACTGATAGAGTATCATCAGGTACCACaactgctccagccacccaccaagctcctaaaaatttaatttcttgcccAGGACCTTGACATTTAGAGGGCAGAATATCTAGCCCATTCTTAGTTAAGAGGTCCTAGATGGTTTCAGCCACTTACCCTACCTGTTCTTTAGTATCTCCACCAaccaaaatatcatctatatactgatatatatggaCACTCGACAGCACTtccaccatatcaagaagttTGGCCAAAGCATTATGAGCAATAATGGGGAAATCTTTATACACTTGCGGGAGTCAATTAAAGGTGTATTGTGTCCCTTCCCAAATCAAACTGAGGCTTATCCTTGTCCCTTAAGGGaatcataaaaaacatatctttaacatctaaagcagccatccatggATGAGCAGCTGCCTATATTGCTGTTACTATtgatgatatatttgggacagcaatGTTAAAGGTGGGGTGTTGCTATTCAGTCTCCAGTAGTTAATTGTTAGCCACCACCACCCACCTGGTTTGCAGACCGGCCAAACTGGAGAATTATAAGGGAATGTGTACAACTTATAATCTCTCTTTTCTCAAGGTCGTTAATTACCTCTAAAATACCccatttggcagcagttggcaatggatattgagagacacggGTTACTTTAGATTGTGGTAATAAAGGAGCAACCTGCAAAATTCTTACATGAGTCACCCCTGTCCCTctacctccaaaactccacactctgccatccaGTAAACACCattgtttacctgccaaaacatcaaacccaaatatatttcctttataagAACATAAAGCTGCCTCCACGGCTGTCATCCTCTTTTTCCTTGGTAACCAAAACTGCATTCACACTATGGGACATTTTTCTACCACCCCcgtcacacctactatatttataATCTTCCTTGATGATTTAAGTCCTAACTCAGTGGTTTGTTGTCTGTTTAAGACACTAATTTGGGCCcctgtatcaattaaaaattctaAACTTATCCGTCTGGGACCCACAGGGATATGTATATAAGGCTCCTTGTCAACGGACCATTGGTAGGAATTCACCATGCGGAGTGGGTGGCCCGACCCCCAAACCGCAGCTTCTAGTCTTTTGATTCTCTCAATTCCCCTCTTGGTGTCACAAAAGGGTTAaatttcccttcctgagggagtatgGTTGCCTGCAAAGGGTTACCCTCGGGTTTTCCCCTCCAACAATTCCACCAACTTTCAGATGTCAGTGGATTGCCCATGTAACACTGCTcagggtacccccagtgccaatgCCTTCTGCcagagatcattccttcctgagtCATAAGGTCAACTCAACCTATCCCAGGGCAGTTCAAACTCTTACAAGGAGGCTGCTCAGGGTGGTTTCCAACTAAATTGCCGAACCTTCCGATTTCCGTCCATGCCACCACCCAGGTCAGTCCATCCCATCTCATGCCCACAAGCAACCAGGTCATGCAACACTTCCGTCCACATTAACACATGCACAAGAGGGGTCGGAGGGTTTCGCTGGTTGCATTTAATAGccctttgcaccctttctctgagggactggacatgtatctttaaggcatccgggagtcCTCTAATAAGAGGTCTAATGTGGCTGGGGTCCACTGGCATGGCAAGCGGTATTCCATACTGCCCCCTCTCATACATCTCCTGAATGCAAGCCGCCTTCTGTACTCCCTCCGCCAATTCTGACAATCCATTCACATTGATGGTAACAGGCTCCCCCTTCTCCTTAGgatccacacccccagcccagtaagccactcgagatgttattgACTGGTTACGCGCTGGTCAGTCACTTAAAAACACTTCCATCTCATCATCACTCAACAGTGAGAGTTTCCCCGTTAgagaaaccctccacaaatactcggtTTCAGTTTCACTCGGCTTACGTGAAAACTCAGCCTGAAGTTCACTATGCTCGGGTCCTGTCCAGAGGGTTGTGTGGACAGTGGTTCAGGGGTTCCCACTTTGTGGACCCATATGCCTtcctgttttaatgagaggtctcacatttctttcctccaatACCTCTATTTCCTCCAAACTACTTTCATCGGACTCTCCCCAGATgtccccatcccactcctcaaggtCTACACTCttaattaactttcaaatctgaacAATGCTAGGAGGCTTTTTTGCTCATGCcagcataatttcattttttttttccaatagctgccttttctctctttctcataacAATTCTGCCCTTAAACAGAATCAAACAGGCACCTAAGATGGCGCATTTTTCCTTTATTCCACCATCCCAAAAACTTCTGTGGCtctgttccaactttctcacaaatGGCACCAGATCAAAGCATTTCTTCTTcacccattgtacatctggggaAAGAAGGGCCACAACTATgcttctgtaataactcctctatcaaTATCCTGCTGACTACGCCAATTAAAATATTGTagaggctctcaaataagcaaacaacaaccaaaaaattaaaaaaaaattatttccaacacaaccaactAGCACTCTGCAAACATACAATGGCAGATTTGAATGTCCAtaagaggagaacaaaactatcCCACAAACTCCCCAGGGTTTAATGACAGCCCAAAACGCTCTGTCGCTCACCTaaaaaaatgagggctctcaaccttgaggaacttctcagggcagcatcccaactcaaggggagagtcctcaaccacagtgcactgctccagggtggggactagctcaaaatggctccaccaggggactccatttatacccaagctgaatctgatctgtggtcaatattgGCTCCCATTGGCCGAGGGCCCCAAGTACCGTAAAGCCATGAAAACAAGGGCATGGAAAAaggtgttacagaggctctcaaaataaacaaacaaccaccaaaaattaaaaatttattatccacacaattaactagccctctgcaaccaTTCAACTACAGGTTCAAATGCccgtgagaggagaacagaacaacttcctagggtttaacgacaaccccaaacacAGAACTAAGCACagcttcctagggtttaatgacaacccaaaactctttatcactcacctaacaataAGGACTCTCAACCtagaggaacttctcagggcagcatcccaacccaagtaACTTCAaagagtttccttgggcggcgtcctgacccaGGGGGAGAGTCATACACCGCAGGACACTGCTCCAAGGGgaggactagctcaaaatggctcccccaggggactccatttatacccaggccgaatctgatctgtagtcaatagcggctcccagtggccaaaggccccaactaacgtgaagccctgagaacaagggcactcaatagctgctacacttcagcagccaagaagccctatttttcGGgaaggtgcacctgccacaggtaAAGCAGTAATAATATCCTGAAATATTATTGCCGGTGATACTGGACAGCTCAGATGTTTTGACTTTGCcaatacacatttaaaatataGCTGGTTTCCCAGTGTGGCATCTGGCATAGAATTCTGAAAGACTGTGTCATCGAAAATAGATAGCCAATCAGCAAAAAGCCCTCTCCATTTcctgttgttgtggtttaacccctgTAGGCAGCCAGGCCCCTCACAGCCATTTGCTCAGTCCCTTCATAGTAGAATGGGGGAGACaactggaagggtaaaagtgagaaaactcatgggttgagataaagacagtttagaacagaatagaatcattttggttggaaaagacccttaagatcatcaagtacaaccgtaaccctaacactgccaagtccactactaaaccatgtcctgaagtgccacatctacacatcttttaaatacctccagggatggtgactcaaccacttccctgggcagcctgttccaatgcttgacaaccctttcggtgaagaaatttttcctaatatccaatctaaacctcccctggtgcaacttgaggccatttcctcttgtcctatcacttgttacttgggaaaacagACTGACACCtgcctcgctacaacctcctttcaggtagttgcaaaGAGCAataaggtgtcccctcagcctcattttctccaggctaaacaaccccagatccctcagctgctcctcataagacttgttctctaggccCCTCgccagcttctttgcccttctttggacacactccagcacctcaatgtctttcttgtagtgaggggcccaaaactgaacacagtaatcaaggtgtggcctcaccagtgctgaggacagggggacaatcacttccctagtcctgctggctacactgtttctgatgcaagccaggataccattggccttcttggccacctgggcacactgccggctcatattcagctggctatTGACCAAtgcccccaggtccttttctgccaggcagctttttACCCATTCTTActcaagcctgtagcattgcatggggttgttgtggcccaagtgcaggacccgacactgagccttgttgaatctcataaaATTGGCCTTatcccattgatccagcctgtccagatccctctgcagagccttcctaccctcaagcagatcaacactcccacccaacttgttgtcatctgcaaacttactgagggtgcactcgatcccctcgtccagatcactgataaagatattaaacagaaccagccccagtactgagccctggggaacaccacttgtgactggctgccaactggatttaactccattcaccaccactctttgggcccggccatccagccagtttttttacccagccaagagtacacccatccaagccatgagcagccagtttgtccaggagaatgctgtgggaaacagtgtcaaaggctttactaaagttcAGGTgcatacaagcaaagcaaaacaaggaattaattcactacttcctATCTGCAGGCAGATGTtaagccatttccaggaaagcagggcttcatcatgtGTAGTGGTTACTTGGTAAGAGAAACACCACCCCTAGCAGCTGGGAGCACCTGTCCAGGGAGTAGCATCAGGGCAAGGAGGTCCCTCATGACTTGCCCTGCCTGGCCCCGCTGCTGTGCAGGGACAAGTGGGACATGCGTTGAGCATGTCACTGGCATTGTACTGTGCccctgcagtggcagcagggccaggagagCCCTTCCTTGTGCCAGCCTTGGCTGCCAACAATGGCCACACTCAGTGCTGCTCTCAGCCAAAGCCACAGATGCTCACCGCTGTGGCATGAAATAGACAGAGGAGCCAGATAGCTGCTTCTCCGCTTGATTTGTGGCTATATTTTGACAAGGAACAGTGATTTAGCACCATACCTTCCTAGTCAGAGAGgtttttctgtgagaaagccACCGCCCTAGGAAGGAGTGCATGACAGATTTTTTATGCTGTTAAGACAAATGAAAAGTCAGTAGACATTTGTTCATACAGCTAGGCTAATACATAGAAGTTatctgctttgaaaatattttccttttttcccttgcagCAAGAAGCTGCCTTAAGTCTTTATGTACTTCACCTTGTCCCAGCTGCAGGAGGCATGTAACAGGATATGGTTCtatccccagccagccccaggtgGGTCCTGAAAGGCGATGCTTTATGCTATGTCTGCTTCCAAAGGAGTGCGCTGCCTTGATGGAGATCACAAAGATGCAAATACCACAACATCACGCACAGGCAGACACCACAGAGGATGCTGCAGTTTAGTTGATCGAGTGTCCTGAGGACAACTGCAAGCATCCACTTCCTCTCTTTGCCACAAACAGTCCTCCTTTAGATCTGTCTTTTCTTGGTGCCCCCAAGGGGCAGGGAGCACGAAAAGCCCATGTCAACTCTCACCTACCCATCCTGGGAGCCAGTGCAAGCCCTTAGGACAAGCACTTGCAGCCTCTCCTGCTGTACATCAGTCCACATGAGCAGGATCCAGCCCCAGAGTTCACAACCCTGTCTTGCCACCAGCTCCCCCCACACGTGCCCCATGCTTTGCTCTGTCTGCGTGTCCTGCATGTAAACCTGGGGTGGATCATGTCAGGTCACAGCATGTCACTACAGCCCTCTGTCAGACAACTAGGATAGAGAGGACACTTTGGCATTGGGGGCAGACAGTGGTACACCCCCGCTCCTGCCCCATGTTCCTTGGCCCCCATAGGAGCTGGTGGAGGAAGATAAGGGAGAGTGTGAGGTTTGTCCTGCAATGGCCTAGAGGAAGACATAAACCtaagagaaggaaaagatcttGATACCACAATCAGGAGTTGCTTAGCTGCAAGCTGCTGGCACGGGCAAGCATAGGGAGCAGCTACCACTCCATCTGTCTGTTACCTGCTCCTCTACTGGCTCAGATCCTGCCTCTGGACCTGGACACAAGCAGCAGTGAACAAATTGACCAAGAACAactatttttgcttgctttccaaaGGGGGCCAGGTGCTTTGGCAAGGCAGTGACCATCACACCACCCACATGTGGGGatctgttcataaacaagaaactgttcataaagaggatgtctcaaacaacttgagtgggatgccctgtgagGGGGGAAGCAGAGCAAACTATACGGAGGTGGACCGGTGGaccgtttctctccccctccctcctgttgttgcccagagacaaaacttgcctaactgcgcaggtaccaggcagagaaaatgagaaccttgtggaacaacctactgcacatGCGCAAGAAAGACTATACAAAGGCAATACCCCctgtgtgtctttgttgaccctgcttattggatgagggaaaggctgtggatgttgtctaccttgactttagcaaggcctttgacactgtttcccacagcattctcttggtgaaactggctgctcgtggcttggatgggcacacgctttgctgggtgaaaaactggctggatggccgggcacaaagagctgtggtgaatggagttaaatccggttggtggctgATCATGAGTGGTGTCCtgcagggcttggttttggggccattgctttttaacatctttattgatgatctagacgaggggatcgagtgcaccctcagtaagtttgcagatgacactaagttgagtgggagtgttgatctgctcgagggtagggaggctctgcagagagacctggacaggctggaacgatgggctaaggccaactgtaggagtttcaataaggccaaatgccgggtgctgcacttgggccacaacaacccccagcagcactacaggcttggggaggagtggctggagagctgccagtcagagagggacctgggggtgttgattgacagccggctgaacatgagccagcagtgtgcccaggtggccaagaaggccaatggtatcctggcttgcatcagaaatagcatagCCAGCAggactggtgaggccgcacctcgattactgtgttcagttttgggcccctcactacaaaaaggacattgaattactcgagcgtg is from Strix aluco isolate bStrAlu1 chromosome W, bStrAlu1.hap1, whole genome shotgun sequence and encodes:
- the LOC141917790 gene encoding uncharacterized protein LOC141917790, which encodes MGSTLTRDEQAAVKLLQLILSVRGIKYDKSALEGLLKWSREKGLIPSAGRVFEAATWEATGKQLWDSVSDGGKSAREVSSYTALWKLIREALQGMSSERTAAAYAAAALGPAPNLDISATALLPPLPPCPDHGQKDGPAPSSPSAPSPRSDERRGCSTPLAAPAALGEPKNPFGLTIVPPGPRRVAGAKPKTTSSGAGGTGSVSDANRKGTEEKPKETKDASSGRDPGEGGGTEEDLCPPLPPSQDTTSGEESPASQAGSADIETLLLHIVAKLDNLTVSQAEKREQKPYTFSSNTGPQPSAPP